In one window of Pseudomonas putida DNA:
- the tatA gene encoding twin-arginine translocase TatA/TatE family subunit, producing the protein MGGIGIWQLVIVLLIVFLLFGTKRLKGLGSDVGEAIQGFRKSMGGDDNSSASPNAQVQQQQPTDRQG; encoded by the coding sequence ATGGGCGGTATAGGCATCTGGCAACTGGTGATCGTGCTGCTGATCGTTTTCCTGCTGTTCGGCACCAAGCGCCTCAAAGGCCTGGGCAGCGATGTCGGCGAAGCGATCCAGGGTTTTCGCAAGTCGATGGGCGGTGACGACAACAGCAGCGCATCACCCAACGCACAGGTTCAACAGCAGCAGCCAAC
- the gspK gene encoding type II secretion system minor pseudopilin GspK, with product MGGGRQQGAALLMVMVALAMLAAGLAWLVEEGRRQVDETRLLRQRVQVRAMEQAGLAYASQALRDPTWRASPLFWQALRGQALEYDFGAGKARLQVRDQHTCFNVNALLGEDAERAERQLRRLLGDDMAAERLVDALADWLDADSDTRLQGAESGQYLRQQPPRLAANQAMLDPSELNLLLEPDAGRQGRYPMLCALPQTSGWRLNANALNLEHLPLLEALYEGHFSRSLLSRIITNRPASGYVDAGGLRQALGALDDESFARLSEGLLLNSGFFLLQLSFEEDGRVVRSQFQVEALGVVQWHARVPAQQVRIRGREPVF from the coding sequence ATGGGTGGTGGGCGACAACAGGGTGCAGCGTTGCTGATGGTGATGGTGGCGCTGGCGATGCTTGCGGCCGGCCTGGCCTGGCTGGTGGAGGAGGGGCGTCGGCAGGTCGATGAGACGCGCTTGCTGCGCCAGCGCGTGCAGGTGCGGGCGATGGAGCAGGCTGGCCTTGCCTATGCCAGCCAGGCCCTGCGCGATCCGACCTGGCGCGCCAGTCCCCTGTTCTGGCAGGCCCTGCGCGGCCAGGCGCTGGAGTATGACTTTGGTGCAGGCAAGGCGCGCCTGCAGGTGCGCGACCAGCACACCTGCTTCAACGTCAATGCCTTGCTGGGGGAAGACGCCGAGCGTGCCGAGCGCCAGTTGCGTCGATTGCTCGGCGACGACATGGCTGCCGAGCGATTGGTCGACGCCCTGGCCGATTGGCTGGACGCTGACAGCGACACCCGCCTGCAAGGTGCCGAGAGCGGCCAGTACCTGCGCCAGCAGCCACCACGTCTGGCGGCCAACCAGGCGATGCTCGACCCGAGCGAGTTGAACCTGCTGCTGGAGCCCGATGCCGGGCGCCAGGGGCGCTATCCGATGCTGTGCGCATTGCCGCAGACCAGCGGTTGGCGGCTCAATGCCAATGCCTTGAACCTGGAGCACCTGCCGTTGTTGGAGGCGCTCTACGAGGGGCATTTTTCCCGCTCGCTGCTCAGCCGGATCATCACCAATCGGCCGGCGTCGGGTTATGTCGATGCGGGAGGGTTACGCCAGGCACTGGGCGCTTTGGATGACGAGAGCTTTGCTCGGTTGAGCGAGGGATTGTTACTCAACAGCGGGTTCTTCCTGTTGCAGCTTTCGTTCGAGGAAGACGGGCGAGTGGTGCGCAGCCAGTTTCAGGTCGAGGCGTTGGGGGTGGTGCAGTGGCATGCGCGGGTGCCGGCGCAACAGGTTCGGATTCGCGGGCGCGAGCCAGTGTTCTAG
- a CDS encoding PhoX family protein, whose protein sequence is MSRETGDNLDRNQSGNLPMASVMDTYLSRRTVMRGSLGAAIAMIAGTGLTACFDGGGGSSHHDDPVTEPPVTEPPAKLKLGFQSIAGSRTDACVIAAGYSAYVIAPWGTPLNSNGNPWKSDGSNTSTDQANAMGMNHDGMHFFPINGSSDDGLLAINFEYIEADALHPNGPTTDGTGKRPVEEVRKEINAHGAGVVRLSKVNGRWQVMQNDPLNRRFTTASLMDIAGPLRGTDHVKTKFSPTGTQARGTNNNCGNGYTPWGTYLTCEENWPGIFVNKGVRPADQVRIGVSASSGQYKWETAAGDASEVNGEFTRFNVTPTGASATDDYRNEASTYGYIVEIDPYNSATLAVKRTALGRFRHEGCCPGLAVAGKPLVWYTGDDSNNEYLYKFVSDAVWDPADATPADRLATGAKYMDKGKLYVARFNADGKGVWLLLDVATPTTAGSTLGALYGDLPGIILNTRGAADAVGATPMDRPEWTAVNPLNGDVYLTLTNNSARTAAKVDAANPRGPNRHGHIIRWHDSDDHKSFTWDIFVFGANAAGAPDINRSGLTELNQFASPDGMSFDSRGVLWFETDNGETTLTSYTNDQLLAVIPTDLVDATGKQIPVNAQNQVDLRRFFVGPNGCEVTGISFTPDNKTLFINIQHPGNWPSTDKATDVTPAGSRVRPRASTVVIQRNDGGEIGTA, encoded by the coding sequence ATGAGTCGAGAAACCGGCGATAACCTGGACCGGAACCAGAGCGGCAACCTGCCGATGGCCAGTGTGATGGATACCTACCTGAGCCGTCGTACCGTGATGCGCGGCAGCCTCGGCGCGGCCATCGCGATGATCGCAGGCACCGGCCTGACCGCCTGTTTCGACGGTGGTGGCGGCAGCTCCCATCACGATGATCCGGTCACCGAGCCGCCTGTGACCGAACCGCCAGCCAAGCTCAAGCTGGGCTTCCAGTCCATCGCCGGTTCGCGCACCGACGCTTGCGTCATTGCCGCCGGTTACAGCGCCTACGTGATCGCGCCGTGGGGCACGCCGCTGAACAGCAACGGCAATCCGTGGAAGTCCGACGGCAGCAATACCTCGACCGACCAGGCCAACGCGATGGGCATGAACCATGACGGCATGCACTTCTTCCCCATCAACGGCAGCTCCGACGATGGTTTGCTGGCGATCAACTTCGAATACATCGAAGCCGACGCGCTGCACCCGAACGGCCCGACCACCGATGGCACTGGCAAGCGCCCGGTCGAGGAAGTGCGCAAGGAGATCAACGCCCACGGCGCCGGCGTGGTGCGCCTGAGCAAGGTCAACGGCCGCTGGCAGGTGATGCAGAACGACCCGCTCAACCGCCGCTTCACCACCGCTTCGCTGATGGACATCGCCGGGCCCCTGCGCGGCACCGATCACGTCAAGACCAAGTTCTCGCCGACCGGCACCCAGGCACGCGGTACCAACAACAACTGCGGTAACGGCTACACGCCGTGGGGCACGTACCTGACGTGCGAAGAAAACTGGCCTGGCATCTTCGTCAACAAGGGCGTGCGCCCGGCAGACCAGGTGCGCATCGGCGTCAGTGCCAGCAGCGGCCAATACAAGTGGGAGACGGCTGCCGGTGATGCCAGCGAGGTCAACGGTGAGTTCACCCGCTTCAACGTGACCCCGACCGGCGCCAGCGCCACCGACGACTACCGCAACGAAGCCAGCACTTACGGCTACATCGTCGAGATCGATCCGTACAACAGCGCCACCCTGGCGGTGAAACGCACCGCCCTTGGTCGCTTCCGCCACGAGGGCTGCTGCCCGGGCCTGGCGGTCGCTGGCAAGCCGCTGGTGTGGTACACCGGCGACGACTCGAACAACGAGTACCTGTACAAGTTCGTCTCCGACGCCGTCTGGGATCCGGCCGACGCCACCCCGGCCGACCGCCTGGCCACCGGTGCCAAATACATGGACAAGGGCAAGCTCTACGTGGCCCGCTTCAATGCCGACGGCAAGGGTGTGTGGCTGCTGCTGGACGTTGCCACCCCCACCACCGCCGGCAGCACGCTGGGTGCACTGTACGGCGACCTGCCGGGCATCATCCTCAACACCCGCGGTGCGGCTGACGCGGTCGGCGCCACGCCGATGGACCGCCCTGAGTGGACCGCCGTCAACCCGCTCAACGGCGATGTCTACCTGACGCTGACCAACAACAGCGCGCGTACCGCCGCCAAGGTGGATGCGGCCAACCCGCGCGGCCCGAACCGTCACGGCCACATCATCCGTTGGCACGACAGCGACGATCACAAGAGCTTCACCTGGGATATCTTCGTGTTCGGCGCCAACGCGGCCGGTGCACCGGATATCAACCGCTCGGGCCTGACCGAACTGAACCAGTTCGCCAGCCCCGACGGGATGAGCTTCGATAGCCGCGGAGTGCTGTGGTTCGAGACCGACAACGGTGAGACCACCTTGACCAGCTACACCAATGACCAGTTGCTGGCGGTGATCCCGACCGACCTGGTCGATGCCACCGGCAAGCAGATTCCGGTCAACGCGCAGAACCAGGTGGACCTGCGGCGCTTCTTCGTCGGCCCTAACGGCTGCGAGGTGACGGGGATCAGCTTCACGCCGGACAACAAGACGCTGTTCATCAACATCCAGCACCCGGGCAACTGGCCCTCTACCGACAAGGCGACGGATGTGACGCCTGCGGGGAGCCGAGTGCGACCACGGGCGTCTACCGTGGTGATTCAACGCAATGATGGCGGTGAGATCGGAACGGCCTGA
- the gspD gene encoding type II secretion system secretin GspD — MIARYAVACVLSLGLCFAQAWAEDPEVDEEGVPQYEVNFVDTDMGEFIDSVSRITGTTFIVDPRVTGKVTVRTVDRHDAEAIYDIFLAQLRAQGFAAVDLPNGSVKIVPDQAARLEPVPVENAGKQSKGSDGVATRVFNVRNAASEQMLGILKPLIDPRVGVITPYPAANLLVVTDWRSNLERIDKLLRQLDQVSDEPLQVMPLKHASAADTAPLVTRLLAREQGADSAQVVADPRSNALLVRGSADSRERVRALLGQLDRPSDNLHSSNTQVIYLRHANAAEVVKVLRGLGQDGGVPDAPAGEGREAPVRTASDSGVRLEYEEGANAVVMVGPDSELAAYRNIVEQLDIRRAQVVVEAIIAEVSDSSAQELGVQWLFADEKFGAGIVNFGSNGVNIANIAGAAASGDNKELGKLLSATTGATAGIGHFGGGFNFAMLINALKGKSGFNLLSTPTLLTLDNAEASILVGQEVPFVTGSVTQNNANPYQTIERKEVGVKLRIKPQVNSDNSVRLDIVQEVSSIADSRAASDVITNKREIKTKVMVDDNGLVILGGLISDESTTSNQRVPLLGDIPVLGRLFRSDSNRNVKQNLMVFIRPRIMRDGPSLAGLSQEKYRSLQQDTALQMPELAEGGALLKAFPASRARLEGGDW, encoded by the coding sequence ATGATCGCAAGATACGCTGTGGCCTGCGTGCTGAGCCTCGGCCTGTGCTTTGCGCAGGCGTGGGCCGAAGACCCTGAAGTCGACGAAGAGGGCGTGCCCCAATACGAGGTGAACTTCGTCGACACCGACATGGGCGAGTTCATCGACAGCGTCTCGCGCATCACCGGCACCACGTTCATCGTCGATCCGCGGGTCACCGGCAAGGTCACGGTACGCACCGTCGATCGCCACGACGCCGAAGCCATCTACGACATCTTCCTCGCCCAGTTGCGTGCCCAGGGCTTTGCCGCCGTCGACCTGCCCAACGGCAGCGTGAAGATCGTCCCCGACCAGGCCGCGCGCCTGGAGCCGGTGCCGGTGGAGAACGCCGGCAAACAGAGCAAGGGCAGCGACGGCGTGGCGACCCGAGTATTCAATGTGCGCAACGCCGCCAGCGAACAGATGCTCGGCATCCTCAAGCCGCTGATCGACCCGCGCGTCGGGGTGATCACCCCATACCCTGCCGCCAACCTGCTGGTGGTCACCGACTGGCGCAGCAACCTGGAGCGCATCGACAAGCTGCTACGCCAGCTCGACCAGGTCAGCGACGAACCCTTGCAGGTGATGCCACTCAAGCATGCCAGCGCCGCCGACACCGCGCCCCTGGTCACCCGCCTGCTGGCCCGCGAGCAGGGCGCCGACAGTGCCCAGGTGGTGGCCGACCCGCGCAGCAATGCGCTGCTGGTGCGCGGCAGCGCCGACAGCCGCGAGCGCGTGCGTGCGCTGCTTGGTCAACTCGACCGGCCCAGCGACAACCTGCACAGCAGCAACACCCAGGTGATCTACCTGCGTCACGCCAATGCTGCGGAAGTGGTCAAGGTGCTGCGCGGTCTCGGCCAGGACGGCGGGGTGCCCGATGCGCCCGCAGGCGAAGGCAGGGAGGCGCCGGTACGCACGGCCAGCGATTCTGGCGTGCGCCTGGAGTATGAAGAAGGCGCCAACGCGGTGGTCATGGTTGGCCCTGACAGCGAGCTTGCGGCCTATCGCAACATCGTCGAGCAACTCGATATCCGCCGCGCCCAGGTGGTGGTCGAGGCGATCATCGCCGAGGTGTCCGACAGCAGCGCCCAGGAGCTCGGCGTGCAGTGGCTGTTCGCCGACGAGAAGTTCGGCGCCGGCATCGTCAACTTCGGCAGCAACGGGGTGAACATCGCCAACATTGCTGGCGCTGCTGCCAGCGGCGACAACAAGGAACTGGGCAAACTGCTCTCGGCAACCACGGGCGCCACCGCCGGCATCGGCCATTTCGGCGGCGGTTTCAACTTCGCCATGCTGATCAATGCGCTCAAGGGCAAGAGCGGGTTCAACCTGCTGTCGACCCCGACCCTGCTGACCCTGGACAACGCCGAGGCGTCGATCCTGGTCGGTCAGGAGGTGCCCTTCGTCACCGGCTCCGTGACCCAGAACAACGCCAACCCCTACCAGACCATCGAACGCAAGGAGGTGGGGGTGAAGCTGCGCATCAAGCCGCAGGTCAACAGCGACAACAGCGTACGCCTGGACATCGTCCAGGAAGTGTCCTCGATCGCCGACTCGCGCGCCGCCAGCGATGTGATCACCAACAAGCGCGAGATCAAGACCAAGGTCATGGTCGATGACAATGGCCTGGTGATTCTCGGTGGCCTGATCAGCGACGAATCCACGACCAGCAACCAGCGCGTGCCGTTGCTCGGTGACATCCCCGTGCTGGGTCGCTTGTTCCGCTCCGACAGCAACCGCAACGTGAAGCAGAACCTGATGGTGTTCATCCGCCCGCGGATCATGCGCGACGGGCCGAGCCTTGCCGGGCTGAGCCAGGAAAAGTACCGCAGCCTGCAGCAGGACACCGCCTTGCAGATGCCGGAACTCGCCGAAGGTGGCGCCTTGCTCAAGGCGTTTCCGGCCAGTCGCGCGCGGCTTGAAGGCGGTGACTGGTGA
- a CDS encoding GspE/PulE family protein, which translates to MLGYRLARQAGVAMAPDDQGWQLWLREDADSDQVQELLRVHGQPLRLERLDRAAFDERLGQLYQAADSATAALIEGIGEQVDLDSLMSEMPRIEDLLESDDEAPVIRLINGLFGQALRLRASDIHIETFEQSLVVRLRVDGHLREVLRPPRALSAMLVSRIKVMARLDIAEKRQPQDGRITLRAAGREVDVRVSTLPGIHGERVVMRVLDKQASLLALDNLGMPAAALQGLRACLARPNGIVLSTGPTGSGKTTTLYASLNSLNDGSRNILTVEDPVEYAIAGIGQTAINPRAGLTFATGLRAILRQDPDVIMLGEIRDQETAQIAVQASLTGHLVLSTLHTNSAVGAVTRLRDMGIEPFLIASSLRGVLAQRLVRRLCSCAEPRPLLAAERRLWPELAALQATHHPVGCDSCQGSGYVGRLGLYEFIELDAGLVGLLYEGASEVTMQAHLATRRQSLVAMASDCLARGETSLAEVLRVVQG; encoded by the coding sequence ATGCTCGGCTACCGCCTGGCGCGTCAGGCTGGCGTTGCCATGGCCCCGGACGATCAGGGCTGGCAGCTATGGTTGCGCGAGGATGCCGACAGCGACCAGGTGCAAGAGCTGCTGCGCGTGCATGGCCAGCCACTGCGCCTGGAGCGCCTCGATCGCGCCGCTTTCGACGAGCGCCTGGGTCAGCTCTACCAGGCTGCCGACTCGGCCACCGCCGCATTGATCGAAGGCATCGGCGAGCAGGTTGACCTCGACAGCCTGATGAGCGAAATGCCACGCATCGAAGATCTGCTCGAAAGCGACGACGAAGCGCCGGTGATCCGCCTGATCAACGGCCTGTTCGGCCAGGCCCTGCGCCTGCGTGCCTCGGACATCCACATCGAAACCTTCGAGCAGAGCCTGGTGGTGCGCCTGCGCGTCGATGGGCACCTGCGCGAAGTGCTGCGCCCGCCGCGTGCGCTGTCGGCCATGCTGGTGTCGCGGATCAAGGTCATGGCGCGCCTGGACATCGCCGAGAAGCGCCAGCCCCAGGACGGACGCATCACCCTGCGCGCCGCCGGGCGCGAGGTGGACGTGCGGGTCTCGACGCTGCCCGGCATCCACGGCGAGCGCGTGGTGATGCGCGTGCTCGACAAGCAGGCCAGCCTGCTGGCACTGGACAACCTCGGCATGCCCGCCGCGGCCTTGCAGGGCCTGCGCGCGTGCCTGGCGCGGCCCAATGGCATCGTGCTCTCCACCGGCCCCACCGGCTCCGGCAAGACCACCACGCTGTATGCCAGCCTCAACAGCCTCAACGACGGCAGCCGCAATATCCTCACCGTCGAAGACCCGGTGGAATACGCCATTGCCGGTATCGGCCAGACCGCGATCAACCCGCGTGCCGGGCTGACCTTCGCCACCGGCCTGCGCGCGATCCTGCGCCAGGACCCTGACGTGATCATGCTCGGTGAAATCCGCGACCAGGAGACTGCGCAGATCGCCGTGCAGGCCAGCTTGACCGGTCACCTGGTGCTCTCGACCTTGCACACCAACAGCGCTGTCGGCGCAGTGACGCGCCTGCGTGACATGGGCATAGAACCCTTCCTGATCGCCTCCAGCCTGCGCGGGGTGCTGGCCCAGCGCCTGGTCCGACGCCTGTGCAGTTGTGCCGAGCCGCGCCCGTTGCTCGCCGCCGAGCGGCGTCTGTGGCCGGAACTGGCGGCGTTGCAGGCCACCCACCACCCCGTGGGCTGCGACAGTTGCCAGGGCAGCGGTTATGTCGGGCGCTTGGGGCTGTATGAATTCATCGAGCTGGATGCAGGGTTGGTCGGCCTGCTTTATGAGGGCGCCAGCGAAGTGACGATGCAGGCGCACCTGGCCACGCGTCGGCAGAGCCTGGTGGCCATGGCCAGCGACTGCCTGGCCCGTGGCGAGACCAGCCTGGCCGAAGTGCTGCGTGTGGTGCAGGGCTGA
- the gspF gene encoding type II secretion system inner membrane protein GspF, protein MPTYRYQALDLAGKPHKASVQADSERHARQLLREQGLFARKLQRHEGSLRQPRRQRLSRAQLCELTRQLATLTGAGIPLVDALATLERQLRAPALQAVLVSVRGALAEGLGLARSLARQGAPFTGLYCALVEAGERSGRLAQVLTRLADHLEQVQRQQHKARTALIYPCVLMGVSLAVVVGLMTFVVPKLTEQFAHSGQALPLITSLLIAISQGLASAGPWLLGAALPLTLLSGWLLRKPHWRLRRDDLLLRLPRIGSLLQVLESARLARSLAILCGSGVALLEALQVASETVANQRIRLALEQVRLQVQGGTSLHRALDASGQFPPLLVNMVGSGEASGTLADMLERVADDQERGFARQVDTAMALFEPLMILVMGGVVLFIVLAVLLPIMQLNQGLQL, encoded by the coding sequence ATGCCGACCTATCGCTACCAGGCCCTGGACCTGGCAGGTAAACCGCACAAGGCCAGCGTGCAGGCCGACAGCGAGCGCCATGCCCGCCAGTTGTTGCGTGAGCAGGGGTTGTTCGCGCGCAAGCTGCAACGCCACGAAGGCAGCCTGCGGCAACCGCGCCGTCAGCGCCTGAGCCGTGCCCAGCTGTGCGAGCTGACCCGCCAATTGGCCACGCTGACCGGCGCTGGCATCCCCTTGGTCGATGCCCTGGCCACGCTCGAACGGCAACTGCGCGCGCCCGCCTTGCAGGCCGTGCTGGTGTCGGTGCGCGGCGCGCTTGCCGAAGGCCTGGGGCTGGCCCGCAGCCTTGCCCGGCAAGGCGCGCCGTTCACCGGGCTGTACTGCGCGCTGGTCGAAGCGGGCGAGCGCTCCGGGCGGCTGGCGCAGGTGTTGACGCGCCTGGCGGATCACCTGGAGCAGGTCCAGCGCCAACAGCACAAGGCGCGCACTGCGCTGATCTATCCCTGCGTGCTGATGGGCGTGTCGCTGGCGGTGGTGGTGGGTCTGATGACGTTCGTGGTGCCCAAGCTGACCGAGCAGTTCGCCCATTCCGGGCAGGCGCTGCCGCTGATCACCTCGCTGCTGATCGCCATCAGCCAGGGCCTGGCCAGTGCCGGCCCCTGGCTGCTGGGTGCAGCGCTCCCGCTGACGCTGTTGAGCGGCTGGCTGTTGCGCAAGCCGCACTGGCGCCTGCGCCGCGACGACCTGCTGCTGCGCCTGCCGCGTATCGGCAGCCTGCTGCAAGTGCTGGAGAGCGCACGGCTGGCGCGCAGCCTGGCGATTCTCTGCGGCAGTGGCGTGGCCCTGCTCGAAGCCCTGCAGGTGGCCAGCGAAACGGTTGCCAACCAGCGTATCCGCCTGGCCCTGGAGCAGGTGCGCCTGCAGGTCCAGGGCGGCACCAGCCTGCATCGGGCGCTGGATGCCAGCGGCCAGTTTCCACCGCTGCTGGTGAACATGGTCGGCAGCGGCGAGGCCAGCGGCACCCTGGCCGACATGCTCGAGCGCGTGGCCGACGACCAGGAGCGCGGCTTCGCCCGCCAGGTCGACACTGCCATGGCGCTCTTCGAACCTCTGATGATCCTGGTGATGGGCGGCGTGGTGCTGTTCATCGTGCTGGCGGTGCTGTTGCCGATCATGCAGCTCAACCAGGGTCTGCAACTGTGA
- the gspG gene encoding type II secretion system major pseudopilin GspG, which translates to MQYRAKRQRGFTLMEIMVVIFIIGLLIAVVAPSVLGNQDKAMRQKVMADLATLEQALDMYRLDNLRFPSSEQGLAALVKKPAQEPLPRAWRSDGYIRRLPEDPWGTPYQYRMPGEHGRVDVYSLGADGVAGGEGLDADLGNWEL; encoded by the coding sequence ATGCAGTATCGCGCCAAGCGTCAGCGCGGCTTCACCCTCATGGAGATCATGGTGGTGATCTTCATCATCGGCCTGCTCATCGCGGTGGTCGCGCCCAGCGTGCTGGGCAACCAGGACAAGGCCATGCGCCAGAAGGTGATGGCTGACCTGGCCACCCTCGAGCAGGCACTGGATATGTACCGCCTCGACAACCTGCGCTTTCCCAGCAGCGAGCAAGGCCTCGCTGCATTGGTGAAGAAACCGGCCCAGGAGCCGCTGCCGCGTGCCTGGCGCAGCGATGGCTACATCCGTCGCCTGCCGGAAGACCCGTGGGGCACACCGTACCAGTACCGCATGCCGGGCGAGCATGGTCGTGTCGATGTCTATTCGCTCGGCGCCGATGGCGTGGCCGGTGGCGAAGGGCTGGATGCCGACCTGGGCAACTGGGAGCTCTGA